A window of the Calorimonas adulescens genome harbors these coding sequences:
- a CDS encoding AbrB family transcriptional regulator encodes MLNRQYRKRAEISALFLYIYLVSVQLDIPGSATTVVMVETLLMIGVKPGPLLFTEHLNEKTFLTGVIVTRVTGVELFTSLFGSVPGGMQEMIILSESYDVNHPAVVVIQTVRRILIVIMYPLLVNIILKYVKG; translated from the coding sequence GTGTTAAATAGGCAGTACCGAAAAAGAGCTGAGATCTCAGCTCTTTTTTTGTATATATATTTGGTTTCTGTACAACTGGATATACCAGGATCTGCTACTACTGTTGTTATGGTTGAGACTCTACTGATGATAGGTGTCAAACCGGGGCCACTGCTATTTACTGAACACTTAAACGAGAAGACCTTTCTGACAGGGGTTATTGTAACCAGAGTCACTGGTGTTGAACTTTTTACTTCCCTGTTTGGCAGTGTACCCGGCGGCATGCAGGAGATGATCATCCTTTCAGAGTCCTATGATGTGAACCATCCTGCCGTGGTTGTTATACAGACAGTGAGGAGGATTTTAATAGTTATAATGTATCCATTGCTGGTAAATATAATCCTGAAGTATGTTAAGGGTTAA